A single genomic interval of Odontesthes bonariensis isolate fOdoBon6 chromosome 3, fOdoBon6.hap1, whole genome shotgun sequence harbors:
- the LOC142376822 gene encoding monocarboxylate transporter 2-like — protein sequence MSPAPADVVGYKPLDGGWGWMVVFGAHISIGFAYSTPKALSIFFKEIQEDLGASYSAIAWISSIMLAVMYAGGPVSSALVNRFGSRPVVISGGLMCGVSMVTASYGSSIVYLYFCIGIIGGCGLSLNLNASLTIISKYFLARRPLANGLAMAGSPVFLCFLAPVNQYLLGHFGWRGSLLILGGMMLNCCVAGALMRPVTPPHKLSSSEAQMKVEQPIECNTKIKGEEGCPKKAKKFVDLSFFKDRGFIIYLIGNMMYIFGAYAPIVFLSAYAISQGVEEYSAAYLLSIMGFVDMFVRPGTGLIANSKWIRPRIQYFFSFAMVFNGACHLVCPLMKSYPLLVAYAVLFGVGFGMVFALIFECLMDLMGNQRFPSAVGLVTIIECFPMLLGPPAAGLLVDVFGDYKYLFFMCGTVIVTGGLFLFVMNVYSYHMLEKERTAKLRQQDQKSMENQEQMSTSEAQIEITEPETAELNTGQQDAGLEDTERAN from the exons ATGTCCCCTGCTCCAGCAGATGTGGTGGGCTACAAACCCCTGGATGGGGGCTGGGGCTGGATGGTGGTGTTTGGGGCCCATATATCCATTGGATTCGCTTACTCGACACCCAAAGCCCTTTCCATTTTCTTCAAGGAGATTCAAGAGGACTTGGGTGCCAGTTACAGTGCGATAGCATGGATTTCCTCCATCATGCTAGCTGTCATGTATGCAGGCG GACCTGTGAGCAGTGCGCTGGTCAATCGCTTTGGAAGCCGACCAGTAGTCATATCGGGTGGATTGATGTGTGGGGTTTCCATGGTAACTGCCTCTTATGGGAGCTCCATCGTTTATCTTTACTTTTGCATCGGCATCATTGGAG GTTGTGGACTCTCCTTAAACTTGAATGCGTCTCTCACCATCATCAGTAAATACTTCCTAGCAAGGCGACCATTAGCCAACGGACTTGCCATGGCCGGGAGTCCGGTGTTCCTCTGCTTTTTGGCCCCGGTCAACCAATATCTCCTGGGCCATTTTGGCTGGAGAGGAAGTCTGCTTATCCTCGGCGGTATGATGCTCAACTGTTGCGTTGCAGGGGCCTTGATGAGACCCGTCACCCCACCTCATAAACTGTCCTCATCTGAAGCGCAGATGAAAGTGGAACAGCCAATTGAGTGCAACACTAAGATAAAAGGAGAAGAGGGCTGTCCGAAGAAGGCTAAGAAGTTTGTGGATTTGTCCTTCTTCAAGGACAGGGGCTTTATCATTTACCTCATAGGGAATATGATGTATATCTTTGGTGCCTATGCACCTATTGTGTTCCTGTCAGCCTATGCAATTAGCCAAGGTGTGGAGGAGTACTCCGCAGCCTATCTGCTCTCTATCATGGGCTTTGTTGACATGTTTGTTCGTCCAGGCACCGGCCTGATAGCCAACAGCAAGTGGATAAGGCCAAGAATCCAGTACTTCTTCAGCTTTGCCATGGTTTTCAATGGTGCATGTCATTTAGTGTGCCCACTGATGAAGAGTTACCCCTTGCTGGTGGCCTATGCAGTACTTTTTGGAGTGGGCTTTGGCATGGTCTTCGCACTTATATTTGAATGCCTCATGGACCTGATGGGAAATCAACGCTTCCCCAGTGCTGTCGGACTGGTCACCATCATAGAGTGCTTCCCCATGCTGCTTGGACCACCTGCTGCAG GGTTACTGGTGGATGTCTTTGGTGACTACAAGTATCTTTTCTTCATGTGCGGCACGGTGATAGTGACCGGTGGGCTCTTCCTCTTCGTCATGAACGTCTACAGCTACCACATGTTGGAAAAAGAGAGGACGGCTAAACTCAGACAGCAGGACCAAAAAAGCATGGAGAACCAGGAGCAGATGAGCACCTCAGAGGCACAGATAGAAATAACTGAGCCTGAGACAGCAGAGCTGAATACAGGCCAGCAGGATGCAGGCCTGGAGGACACAGAACGAGCTAATTAA